AGAGGTCCACCTTGCCCCAGCAGCAGAGCATGCGCATCATGATCTGCTCCTTGCTCATTTCCAGGGAGAAGACTGCGGTGGGCACGGTGTACATGCAGGCGGCGCGCATGGCCAGGTTCATGGCGAAGGCGGTCTTGCCCATGGAGGGGCGCCCGGCGATGATGATCAGGTCCGAGGGCTGGAGGCCGGCGGTGTATTCGTCGAAGGTGTAGTAGCCCGTGGGCACGCCGGTGACCATCTCCTTGTTTTCCACGCGCTTGGCCAGCTGCACGAACACCTCGTCCACGAGGGTCTTGCTGGAGGTGAGCACGCCGGACTTTTTGGAGTCGGAGATGGCGAAGACGGCCTGTTCGGAGGCGTCGAGGAGGGCGTCGGTCTCTTCCGCGCCCTCGAAGACCTTTTCAATGATGTCCGAGGCCGTGGAAATGAGGCGGCGCTTCACGGACTTGTCGCGCACGATGCGCGCGTGGTGCACCGCGTTGGAGGCGCTCACCGTGGCGGAGGCCAGCTCGGCCAGGTAGACGGGGCCGCCCACCTCGTCGAGCCTGCCCATGCGGGCCAGCTCTTCGGCGAGGGTGACCAGGTCCACGGCGACGCTCTTGCGGCCGAGTTCCAGGCAGCCCTGATAGATGGCGCGATGGACGGGCGAGTAGAAGTCGTCCTCGCCCAGGATGTCGATGATTTCGTGGAGGATCGAATTCTTGATGAGGATGCCGCCCAGCACCGATTGCTCGGCCTCCGGGCTGTGCGGCGGAACCCGGCGGATCAGGTCGTCGGCGACCCGCTCCAAAGTCTGCGGGGCGAGCTGGCCGTCCTGCCCGCCCGCCCCGCCTCGGGTTCTACGCTTCGGCTTCGGCTGCCGGGCTTCCACTGTCTTCCGCGGGCTGTTCGGCGTCCATGAGCTTCTCGCCCTGGCGGCAGACCATCACGCGGATGGTCCCGATGACGCCAGCGTGGAGCTTCACCGGCACTTCGTGCACGCCAAGGGTGCGGATGGCGTCCTCGAGCACGATCTTCTTGCGGTCGATCACGATGCCCTGGGCTTCGAGGCCGTCGGCGATCATGGAGGAGGTGACGGAGCCGTAGAGCTTGTCGCCGTCGCCCACGCGCACTTCGATGGCCACGGTGGCCGCGGCCACTTTGGCGGCCAGGGTCTCCGCGTCGGAGCGAAGGGTGTCCATCTTGGCCTGGAGCTTGCGGCGCTCGGTCTCGAAGACTTTGAGATTGGAAGGGGAGGCCAGCATTGCCAGGCCCTGGGGGATAAGGAAATTGCGGCCGTAGCCGGGCTTCACGGTGACGACTTCGCCCAGTTTGCCCAGGTTTTCCATGTCGGCGCGCAGGATGAGTTTCATGACAGCCATGGCTTTTCTCCTACTGCATCTTCTTCAGGTAGTCGGCGCTGTGGGTGGCCGTGTAGTAGAGAAGGGCCATCTGGCGGGCGCGCTTGATCTCGGTGGTCAGACGGCGCTGGCACTTGGCGCAGGTGCCGGTGATGCGCCGGGCGATGATCTTGCCGCGCTCGGTGATGAAGTCGCGCAGGATGTCGGGGCGCTTGTAATCCATGGGCAGGTTCTTGTTGGCGCAGAACCGGCAGAACTTCTTCTTGGGGGTGAATTTCTTCTTGAAGGACATGGTCTAGGCCTCCGGGGCGGCGGCGGGCACGGCCTTGTCGGCCAGCTTCACCGTGACGAACTTGAAGATGCCGTCCGTGATGCGCACGATGCGCTCCAGCTCCGCGACGGTGGTCGGGGGAGCGGTGAACTCCATGCGAACGTACTGGCCGCGCACGTACTTGCGCACGGGGTAGGCCAGATCCTTGGTTCCCCAGTCGTCCACGGTCAGGATCGACCCGTTCTCGCGCTCGGTGATGGCGACCAGGCCGTCCACGAGGCTTTTTTTGCTCTCGGCGTTCAGCTCGGGGCTGAGCAGGAGCAGCAACTCGTATTTACGCATGCGTTTCCTCCTTTTGGTCCATGGCCCTTCCCCGCCGGGAAGAGCAAGGCGAACCGCAGTGGTTAGGCTGTTCGCCCGGCCGTGTCAAGGGCCTGGGCAAATCCGGAGCGCAGGGCCGCGCACTCCGAGGCCGCCTCGTCCAGGGCGGCCTGGCGGGCGGCAACGTCGGCCTCGAAGGGCGAAAGCACCTCTTCGAGGGCGTCGGCGGCCTGGTCCGTGCGCGCGCCCACCAGGCGCAGCACCTCCTCCTCCACGCGGCGAGCCCCGCGCGCCAGCGACTCCCGCAGCGAGCGCAACAGGCGTGGACGCCCCACGGCCAGCACGCTCCCCGCCAGGGCGGCCCCGGTTCCGGCCAGCAGCCCTCCCGTCACGTCCAGCGCCACGCCCTGCACCGAGAGCACGAAGAGGCTCCCCGCCAGCACCATGATGCCGCCCATGGCCGCCCTGGGGTCCATGCGGGCAACGCGCAGCGGGTCCACGCGCACGGGGTCGTCCCCGGCGTCCAGGAAGGCGTCCAGGGCGCGGGCCACGTCCGCGAGCACCTCCTCCCGCCGGGCGCCGGGGGGCGTGTTTCCGGCCGGGTCCTGCCCGGCCAGGGCGCGCAGGTCCCGGGCCAGGGCGGCCACGTCCAGGGCGAGGCGCTGGCTCAGGGCGGCCGCGCCCTCGCGCGCCTGGGATTCCACCTGCGTCTCCAGGGACTCCCTGAACGTGCGCTCCAGGCCCTCCAGCAGCGAGGGCACCGCCGAGGAGCGCCGGAAAAAGCCCAGCACGCTGCGCCGGAACATGCTGGCGAAGGAAAGCTCTAGCTCCAGGGCGGCCAGATACCCCTGCCCGGTGCGCTCGAAGCGCTGCCTGATGCGCCCTGCCAGGGCCTCCACCTCCAGGCGCGCGGCAGCGCGGGTCTGGCGGATGCGCTCACGCATGGCCAGGGCGGCTTCGCGGTCCGCCTCCACGCTCTGGGCGACGGCAAGCCCCGCCGCCTCCACGCCCTCCAGCACGGCCAGGCCGCCCCGGGCGAGGGAGGCCAGCTTGGCCCGGGCGTGCTCGCCCCCGGTGACCATTTCCCGGATGTGGCGGCGCACGGCCTCCATGCCCGAGAGTTCGGGCTGGACGGCCTCCAGGGCCGCCGAGACCACGAAGAGCGGCGCGCCCTCCAGGCCGCGCTCCCTGGCCAGTTCCAGCACGCGCTGGCGGTTCACCTGGAGCTGGCCCGGGGTCGCCAGGTCGGCCTGGGTGAGCACCAGGGCCACCTTGCGCCGCCAGCGGGAGGCGACAAGCCCGAGGAAGTCCCAACTGGCGCGCGAATAGGGATTGAGCGACGACAGGGCGTAAAACACCTGGTCGCAACGGGGGATGAAGCGTTCGGTGATCTCCTGATGGCGGTCCACCACGGAGTCGATGCCCGGGGTGTCCACCACGGCCACGCCGTGCAGGATGGGGTGCGGCAGTTCCACGCGGGCGCTGAGCGGCCCTTCGTCCGTGCGCGAGCGCCCCGGCCCGTGCGCGATCATGAGGATGCGGTCGGTGCAGGGGTCCGGGGCCACGTCGGAGACCTGCTCGCCCAGCAGGGCGTTGATGAAGCTGGACTTGCCCGCCTTCACCTCTCCGGCGGCCACGAAGAGGAAGGGCTCGCCCGCTGCCTGGCGCAGGGAGGCCGCGTCGCGGGCGAGGCTCTCTCCGGCGCGGCGCGCGGCCAGGGCCTCCAGTTTTTCGAGCAGACCGGCAACCCCCGCCCTGGCCTGGGCCAGGGAGGGGTCCAGCAGATGGGGGCCTGCCTGGGTCATCGGGGCAGGAAGTAGTCCAGGTCCAGGGGACGGGCCGGGGCCTCCGGCTTTTTGGAGGTCGTATCGGAAGCCTGCTTCGCGCGGCGGCAGTCCTGCTCCTCCTTGACCCAGCTGCGCGAGGAGATGCGCAGGGAGTTCCCCCTCGTGAAGGAGTCGTCCTCGCCGTCGTAATACTGAAGAATGATGGACACGTCCCCGGCATGGGGGTCGAGCAGGCTCCATTTCCAGATGCGCAGGTTGCCGAAGGCGTTGCCGCGCCACTGCTTGGGCTCGCCGTAGCGTTTCTTGAGTCCCGCCAGGATCTTGTCGTGGAATTCGCGGGAGGAGTCGGCGTAGTTCATCTTCACGCGCACCACCCGGCCGGGCTGGGCGCAGTTGCCGTAGGTGACGTAGCCCGAGCGGTAGCCCGGCAGGGGCTTCATGGCCTGGATGGTCAGGTAGCCCTGTTCCAGTTCGGGTTCGGCCATGCCGGGGTCGAGCTTGTCGGCCAGGTCGCGGATGTTGCTGCCCAGGCGCACCCCGGCCAGTTCCGGGGGGGCGGCCAGGGCCGGTCCCGCGAGGCAGCACGCCAGCAGCAGGGACGCGAAGAGGGCGCGCACGGGGCTCACCCCTTGAAGCCGGCCACGGCCTGGGCCTGGTCGGGGAAGATGGGAAAGAGTTCGTTGTAGCCCGAAATCTCGAAAACCTCGCGCATGTAGTCCTTGATGTCGCACAGGTGGAGCATGCCGCCGCCGCGCTTGAGGTGCTGGAAGGCCATGAGCAGCACGCGCAGACCGCTGGAGTTGATGTAGTCCACGCCTCCGAAATCCATGACCACCTTGGTCGCTCCGCCGGTCACGACGCCCATCACCTTGTCCTCGAGCTCCTTGGAGGAGCCGGAGTCGAGCCGGCCGTCGATCTTGAGCACGGTGACGGGGCCGGTGGTGGTCACGATCAATTCCATGGTCTACTCCTGATTGGTCTTCTTGCGGATGAAGAGGATGTTGCGTCCGTTTTTGCGCTCGTAGGAAAGCTGGTCCATGATCTTGCGCACGAAGTGGATGCCCAGGCCTCCGATGGGTCGCGCCTCCAGGGGCGCGTTCACGTCGGGCTCCGGGGCCTGCAGGGGGTTGAAGGGGTCGCCGTCGTCCTCCAAGGTCATGTCCACCGCGTCGGGGCCGCGCTCCAGGACCAGCTCGATGCCGCAGGGCCGGTCGGGCGGCGAGGCGTAGGAGATGACGTTGGTGACCAGTTCGTCCAGGGCCAGCTGGATGTGGTAGGCCGCGCGGCCGGACACGCCGCCACGTTCCAGGAAGGCCTCCACTTCGCAGCGCAGACGTTCGAGTTCGTGCAGGTCGTTCCCGATGGAGAGCCGTAACCGCTCGCTCATGATTTCCATTGTTTTCCACGAAGACCGCCCGCTGTCAACGAGCCGGGGCGATTGACGCTTCCAAGCGGCGGCCGAGGGTGGTAGTCACCCCGTCCATGGACGCCAACAGCATGGACAAAGACGCCGACGTCGGCCACGACGCCGCCAGCCGCTTCCTGGACAGCCTGCCCGAGCTGCGCCCCGGCGAGCCCTTCCGCTTCGCCTGCCACCCGGACGTGCCCTGTTACAACGCCTGCTGCTCCGACCTGGCGCTCATGCTCACGCCCTACGACGTGTTGCGCCTGCGCCGCCAGCTGGGGCTTTCCAGCCGGGACTTCATCGCCCGCCACGCCGTGATGGCCCAGGCCCCGGACACGGGTTTCCCCATGCTGCGTCTGGCCATGCGCGAGGACCTGCCCGGTCTGCCCTGCCCCTTCGTCACCCGGGCGGGGTGTTCGGTCTACCCCGGCCGCCCTGGCGCGTGCCGCACCTACCCGCTGGGGCGCGCCACCAAGACGGGCCCCGACGGCGAGGTGGTGGCGCGCTTCTTCGTGGTGCGGGAGCCCCACTGCCGGGGCTTCGAGCAGGCCCGGGACTGGACCTCCGCCTCCTGGCTCGACGACCAGGACCTGGCCGAATACAACCGCTCCAACGACCGCTACATGCTCCTTCTGGCCCACGCCCGCGACCGGGGGGCCACGCTCAACCCCAAGCAGGCCAACACCGTGTTCCTGGCCGCCTACAACGTGGACGCCTTCCGCGATTTCCTGCGCGACACCCGCATGCTGGAGCGCCTGGAACTGGCCGACGAAGACCGCCAGGGCATCCTTGACGACGAGGAGCGCCGCCTGCGCTTCGCCATGGACTGGCTGGAGCTGGCCCTCTTCGGCCTGGAGAACAACCTGAGGAAAAAGGCCTGATGCGCCCCTCCTCGGCCCTGGCGGACAAGATCCTGCCCCTGGACGCCCTCCTGGAGCGGCTGGCCCCCCTGCGGGCCGGGGGCGGCATCGTGTTCACCAACGGCTGCTTCGACCTGCTCCACCCGGGCCACGTGGACCTGCTGCACCGCGCCCGGGAACTGGGCCGCGTCCTGGTGGTGGGCCTCAACTCCGACGCCTCCGTGACGGGCCTCAAAGGCCCCTCGCGCCCGGTGACCCCCTTCGCCGACCGCGCCCTGGTGCTGGCGGGGCTGGCCAGCGTGGACTTCGTCACGGGCTTCGACGCCCCCACGCCCCGCGAACTCATCGAGGCCGTGCTCCCCCACGTGCTGGTCAAAGGCGGGGACTGGCCCGTGGAGTCCATCGTGGGGCGCGATGCCGTTGAGCGCGCGGGCGGCCGCGTGCTGAGCCTGCCGCTGCTGCCGGGCTACTCCACCACGGAGACCCTCCGGCGCGCCCTGAGCCTGGCGGAGCCCGCGAGGGAGCGTTCCGGCTCCTGATCCTTCTCGGCAACTCCTGTCCAGGCGGCCGCGAAGCTTGACGCTCAGCTTTGCTGGAACTACAAATGGATTCCTTGATGTCAGGAAACACCATGCACCGAATCTTGCTCCACCTCGCGCGCCGCGCGGCGCTCCCGGCCCTGCTGCTCGCGCTCCTGGCTGCGGGCGCGGCCGCCCAGTCCGATCCGGACATGACCCTGGTGGCCGCCGGGGCCTCCATCACCGCCGTGGTGGGCGAAGAGGACGGCGAAGGGCTCTGGCTTCTGGCCTCCGACGGCACCAACTACGCCGTCTGGACCCCTGAAGAAGTGACCGTGGAATCCCTCGCCGCCTTCCAGGCCGCCTTCAAGAACAAGGAAGTCACCCTGAATGGCGACGTCTACAAGGACAAGTTCGGCAACCTGAACCTCTTCGTCAAGGCCTTGCCCCAGCCCTGAACGCCCACTCCGGAGCGGCCATGCCCTCCCCGCGCGTCGAATCCCTGGCCCTGGCCGTGCTGGACCTCCTGCACCACGGCCTGCCCCAGGACAACGACACCCTCCACACCCTGCGCTCCACCTTCGGCGACGATTCCCCCGAAGGCCTGGCATCGGTCCTGGCCGACGCAGGGTCCGCCGAAGCGGCCACCCTGGCCGCCCTGCTCCTCTCCCCCGGCCCCGCCGTGCGCGAGGCGCTGGAACCGGCACTGGAAGCCTGCCGCCTGACCACGGACGAACTGCCGCTCCTCACGGACCTCGTGGCCAACGGGGCCGCGCGCACCGCCGCCCTCTTCCCGGACGGACGCAGCGCCCCGCTGGACCTGGACGCGGAAAGCGCCCGGGCCTTCACCCTCCGGCTGCACCCCGAGGCCACCCCGCCCCAAGAGTTGACGCGCATCCTGGACCGGCGCTTTCCAGGCCGTCCGGCCTGGCGGCTCAAGGCCCTGCTTCGCGCCGCGCGCCCGGACTACACGTCGCCGCGCGTCTTCTTCCTCAGCGCTCTGCTGGAGCGCCTGGAGGCCCCGGACGGCGATGTCCTGGCCTGGGCCGTGCGCTTCCTGGAGGAACGCGGCGACGACCCCACGCCCCACCAGGCCCTGGCCGCAAAATACCACGAACTCTCCGCGCGCCTGCGCCAGGCCCAGGACTTCCGCAAGGCCCTGGCCGCGTCGAGCTTCGAGGTGATGGCCTCCCGGGGCGTGCGCCTCTCCCACCTGCACCCCGAGGCCCTGCGCGAGGAACTGGCGCGCCTGGACGCGGTCTGCCGGGCCGTGCTGGGCGGCCCTGCCTGGGCCGTGGCAGGCCTGGGCGAACGCGACCTGGGATCGGGCCACGACGCATGGTCCATGGCGGAACTGCTCTCCGGCCTGGAGGATTGAACGCCGCGCGTGCCCGGACGGAGCGCGTCCCGGAGGAGGGAGGCGCGGCGGGAAGGGGTCAGACGATGCGGGAAGTGACGGAGGCGTCCGGGCGGCGGTGCGGACCGTCCGCCTGTCCGATTCCGGCGAGGAGGGCGTCCAGGCGCTCGACGTCCAGGGGCTTGCGCACCACGGCATCGGCCCCGAACTCGCGGGCGTAGTCGAGATAGTCGTCGGAGAGCGCGGGAGGCGCACCCCCGGACATGGCCACCACCTTGATGGACGCGTCGAGGCCTTTCACGCCCAAAACGACCTGGAGCCCGGAGATGTCCTTGAGGAAGATTTCGGTGATGACGAGATGGAAAGGCCCGTGCTCCTGGAGGTCTTCGAGATAGTAGCGGGCCTCCGCCACGAAGGGGTCGTGGCCGAGGGTTCGCAGCATGCGCGTGAGCCTCAGGGCGGTCTCGTCGTCGTTATCCAGCACCATGACGCGCAAAGGGGCCTCCCTGGGATTTGCCGCGAAACAGATCAATCGGTTTTTCTACCCATGGGCATCTCTTCCTGGAAAGTCCAGTAGGGAGAACCCTACTCTTTGGCTACAGGAATGCCGACTGGACGCCTCCGTCCGGAATGGTTGCCATACCTCCCGCCGAGGGGTAACCTGACGGCATGAAAAAGCACCCTCTCCACACGCCCCCCCTCAGCCCCGGGGCGGCCCGTCGGCCAGTGCCGACCCGCAGGCCAGCTGAACAGGCAGACATGCTGCTTCGCAACTGACCTCCCGGCCCTGCACGGGCTGCGGCTGGTGCTGCCTGGACGCCCAGTGCGGCGAGTCGCACATCCTGCACGGCTACCGGGAGCGCTGCCCGGAGCTCTTCTGGGACCAGCCCCTGGGGCTCTACCGTTGCCGCCTTTCCGACACCCCCCGCTTCCGGGAGCTCCTGGCCATGGGCGAGGGGTGCTGCGCCCCCCTGAACCCCTGGCGCGACAACGTGCGCCGACGCGACCGCTGACCTACGCCCCAGAGGTTTTCGGGATCCCCCCTTGCGGCGCG
This sequence is a window from Fundidesulfovibrio magnetotacticus. Protein-coding genes within it:
- the dnaB gene encoding replicative DNA helicase, which encodes MEARQPKPKRRTRGGAGGQDGQLAPQTLERVADDLIRRVPPHSPEAEQSVLGGILIKNSILHEIIDILGEDDFYSPVHRAIYQGCLELGRKSVAVDLVTLAEELARMGRLDEVGGPVYLAELASATVSASNAVHHARIVRDKSVKRRLISTASDIIEKVFEGAEETDALLDASEQAVFAISDSKKSGVLTSSKTLVDEVFVQLAKRVENKEMVTGVPTGYYTFDEYTAGLQPSDLIIIAGRPSMGKTAFAMNLAMRAACMYTVPTAVFSLEMSKEQIMMRMLCCWGKVDLSKLRRGRLDDNDWARLYESANALSPAPIFVDDTPALTTMEVRSRCRRLKAEHGLGLVVVDYLQLMRSARRVDSREQEISDISRSLKALAKELHVPVIALSQLNRKVEERSDKRPMMSDLRESGAIEQDADVIIFLYREAAYKKKDELTPDDNVAEIIIGKQRNGPTGMVKLRFFKESTSFENPTDIPPPSEYGG
- the rplI gene encoding 50S ribosomal protein L9, with the protein product MKLILRADMENLGKLGEVVTVKPGYGRNFLIPQGLAMLASPSNLKVFETERRKLQAKMDTLRSDAETLAAKVAAATVAIEVRVGDGDKLYGSVTSSMIADGLEAQGIVIDRKKIVLEDAIRTLGVHEVPVKLHAGVIGTIRVMVCRQGEKLMDAEQPAEDSGSPAAEAEA
- the rpsR gene encoding 30S ribosomal protein S18, which encodes MSFKKKFTPKKKFCRFCANKNLPMDYKRPDILRDFITERGKIIARRITGTCAKCQRRLTTEIKRARQMALLYYTATHSADYLKKMQ
- the rpsF gene encoding 30S ribosomal protein S6, translating into MRKYELLLLLSPELNAESKKSLVDGLVAITERENGSILTVDDWGTKDLAYPVRKYVRGQYVRMEFTAPPTTVAELERIVRITDGIFKFVTVKLADKAVPAAAPEA
- a CDS encoding dynamin family protein — its product is MTQAGPHLLDPSLAQARAGVAGLLEKLEALAARRAGESLARDAASLRQAAGEPFLFVAAGEVKAGKSSFINALLGEQVSDVAPDPCTDRILMIAHGPGRSRTDEGPLSARVELPHPILHGVAVVDTPGIDSVVDRHQEITERFIPRCDQVFYALSSLNPYSRASWDFLGLVASRWRRKVALVLTQADLATPGQLQVNRQRVLELARERGLEGAPLFVVSAALEAVQPELSGMEAVRRHIREMVTGGEHARAKLASLARGGLAVLEGVEAAGLAVAQSVEADREAALAMRERIRQTRAAARLEVEALAGRIRQRFERTGQGYLAALELELSFASMFRRSVLGFFRRSSAVPSLLEGLERTFRESLETQVESQAREGAAALSQRLALDVAALARDLRALAGQDPAGNTPPGARREEVLADVARALDAFLDAGDDPVRVDPLRVARMDPRAAMGGIMVLAGSLFVLSVQGVALDVTGGLLAGTGAALAGSVLAVGRPRLLRSLRESLARGARRVEEEVLRLVGARTDQAADALEEVLSPFEADVAARQAALDEAASECAALRSGFAQALDTAGRTA
- a CDS encoding STAS domain-containing protein, encoding MELIVTTTGPVTVLKIDGRLDSGSSKELEDKVMGVVTGGATKVVMDFGGVDYINSSGLRVLLMAFQHLKRGGGMLHLCDIKDYMREVFEISGYNELFPIFPDQAQAVAGFKG
- a CDS encoding ATP-binding protein, which produces MSERLRLSIGNDLHELERLRCEVEAFLERGGVSGRAAYHIQLALDELVTNVISYASPPDRPCGIELVLERGPDAVDMTLEDDGDPFNPLQAPEPDVNAPLEARPIGGLGIHFVRKIMDQLSYERKNGRNILFIRKKTNQE
- a CDS encoding YkgJ family cysteine cluster protein, producing MDKDADVGHDAASRFLDSLPELRPGEPFRFACHPDVPCYNACCSDLALMLTPYDVLRLRRQLGLSSRDFIARHAVMAQAPDTGFPMLRLAMREDLPGLPCPFVTRAGCSVYPGRPGACRTYPLGRATKTGPDGEVVARFFVVREPHCRGFEQARDWTSASWLDDQDLAEYNRSNDRYMLLLAHARDRGATLNPKQANTVFLAAYNVDAFRDFLRDTRMLERLELADEDRQGILDDEERRLRFAMDWLELALFGLENNLRKKA
- a CDS encoding adenylyltransferase/cytidyltransferase family protein is translated as MRPSSALADKILPLDALLERLAPLRAGGGIVFTNGCFDLLHPGHVDLLHRARELGRVLVVGLNSDASVTGLKGPSRPVTPFADRALVLAGLASVDFVTGFDAPTPRELIEAVLPHVLVKGGDWPVESIVGRDAVERAGGRVLSLPLLPGYSTTETLRRALSLAEPARERSGS
- a CDS encoding response regulator yields the protein MVLDNDDETALRLTRMLRTLGHDPFVAEARYYLEDLQEHGPFHLVITEIFLKDISGLQVVLGVKGLDASIKVVAMSGGAPPALSDDYLDYAREFGADAVVRKPLDVERLDALLAGIGQADGPHRRPDASVTSRIV